Proteins encoded together in one Microbacterium sp. ABRD28 window:
- a CDS encoding 1-phosphofructokinase family hexose kinase — MHPAAIVTLTMNPALDVSTCIDRLEPERKLRCDRPQYDPGGGGVNVSRTIRQLNGRSLAICALGGPSADTYLGLLEREGVETVIVPIGGTTRQSFTVTETTTACQYRFILPGPALTEAEWRRCLQIAVERSPREGYLVASGSLPPGVPTDFYAQLSKAAVRHGSRVVIDTAGPALAAALDAGVFLIKPSRDELAHLAGIDPGSSLPELVGVARSLIRAERTELVALSLGREGAVLISRDTEIFIPVPEVRVISTVGAGDAFLGGFISALATGRERGDALRVAVAAGTATAMRPSTEVCRNEDVEQLLTRLTPSGTLYLSPERGSA; from the coding sequence ATGCACCCCGCAGCAATCGTGACGCTCACCATGAACCCCGCCCTCGACGTGTCCACCTGCATCGACCGGCTCGAGCCGGAGCGGAAGCTGCGGTGCGATCGGCCCCAGTACGATCCGGGCGGAGGCGGGGTGAACGTCAGCAGAACCATCCGACAGCTGAACGGACGGTCGCTGGCGATCTGCGCGCTGGGAGGGCCGTCGGCTGACACGTACCTCGGTCTGCTCGAGCGAGAAGGCGTGGAAACCGTCATCGTTCCCATCGGGGGGACGACCCGCCAGAGCTTCACGGTCACGGAGACCACCACGGCGTGCCAGTACCGGTTCATCCTGCCCGGCCCGGCTCTGACGGAAGCGGAGTGGCGGCGCTGCCTGCAGATCGCGGTGGAGCGGAGCCCACGCGAGGGATACCTCGTCGCCAGCGGCAGCCTCCCGCCCGGCGTGCCGACCGACTTCTACGCACAGCTGTCGAAGGCCGCAGTCCGTCACGGGAGCCGGGTGGTCATCGACACGGCGGGCCCGGCCCTGGCGGCAGCCCTCGACGCGGGGGTCTTCCTCATTAAGCCGAGCCGCGACGAGCTGGCGCACCTCGCCGGGATCGATCCCGGGTCGTCCCTTCCCGAACTCGTCGGCGTCGCCCGGTCGCTCATCCGTGCCGAACGCACGGAGCTGGTCGCGCTCAGCCTGGGCCGGGAGGGGGCCGTCCTGATCTCGCGCGACACCGAGATCTTCATCCCCGTTCCCGAAGTCAGGGTGATCAGCACCGTCGGGGCCGGCGACGCCTTCCTCGGCGGATTCATCTCGGCCCTCGCCACGGGCCGGGAACGGGGGGACGCGCTCCGGGTCGCCGTCGCAGCGGGAACGGCGACCGCAATGCGTCCGAGCACCGAGGTGTGTCGCAACGAGGACGTCGAACAGCTGCTGACACGTCTGACGCCCTCAGGGACTTTGTACCTTTCGCCGGAGCGCGGCTCGGCCTAG
- a CDS encoding MBL fold metallo-hydrolase, whose product MADAEVMDRIMTGTGGSLRFLGAADTVTGSRFLVERAGRRVLVDCGLFQGFKVLRARNRAPFPIDPSSIDAVILTHAHLDHSGYLPALVRDGFDGPIFASEGTAELCGILLPDSAHLLEEEARAAARGGWSRHEHPRPLYDTHDVERAMHLMDPVAFHEPQRIGDEFEFSLIRAGHILGAAGVALRLGDRVVRFTGDLGRPDDPLMPPPEELGTCDILVTESTYGDHSHGLADPQVVLGEIVRRVAAAGGVVLIPAFAVGRTETILLHLSRLRAAGEIPDIPIFVNSPMAVSVVDVYRRHAAEHRIDQAELDRMYDLATMIRSVDDSKLLNLRGGPMIIISASGMLTGGRVLHHLVAYGPDPKNAIVLTGFQAGGTRGAALLAGADTLRIFGKDVAVRAEVHHLHTMSAHADARQTIDWMRTGSRPSMVYVTHGEPAAADALRLRIERELHWAARVPEQGEKVTI is encoded by the coding sequence ATGGCGGATGCAGAGGTCATGGACCGCATCATGACCGGGACAGGAGGATCGCTCCGGTTCCTCGGCGCGGCCGACACCGTGACGGGATCGCGGTTCCTCGTCGAGCGTGCGGGTCGCCGGGTCTTGGTCGACTGCGGGCTCTTCCAGGGCTTCAAGGTGCTGCGGGCGCGCAATCGCGCGCCCTTCCCCATCGATCCGAGTTCGATCGATGCGGTGATCCTGACGCACGCCCACCTCGATCACTCCGGCTACCTGCCGGCTCTCGTCCGTGACGGCTTCGACGGCCCGATCTTCGCGAGCGAGGGCACGGCGGAGCTCTGCGGGATCCTCCTTCCCGACAGCGCCCACCTCCTGGAGGAGGAAGCGCGGGCGGCCGCCCGGGGCGGATGGTCTCGGCACGAGCATCCGCGCCCGCTCTACGACACGCACGACGTCGAGCGGGCGATGCATCTGATGGACCCCGTGGCCTTCCACGAGCCGCAGAGGATCGGCGACGAGTTCGAGTTCTCTCTCATCCGCGCCGGACACATCCTCGGCGCGGCGGGGGTCGCGCTGCGCCTCGGCGACAGAGTCGTCCGATTCACCGGCGATCTCGGACGACCGGATGACCCGCTGATGCCGCCACCGGAAGAGCTCGGGACGTGCGACATCCTGGTGACGGAATCGACCTACGGCGATCACTCCCACGGATTGGCCGATCCGCAGGTCGTTCTCGGAGAGATCGTGCGAAGGGTCGCGGCAGCCGGTGGCGTCGTTCTGATACCGGCTTTCGCCGTGGGGCGCACGGAGACGATCCTCCTTCACCTCTCTCGCCTGCGGGCGGCCGGCGAAATCCCCGACATCCCGATCTTCGTCAACAGTCCGATGGCCGTCAGCGTCGTGGACGTGTATCGACGACACGCCGCGGAACACCGGATCGACCAGGCCGAACTCGATCGCATGTACGACCTCGCGACGATGATCAGGAGCGTCGACGACTCCAAGCTCCTGAATCTCCGCGGCGGTCCGATGATCATCATCTCCGCCAGCGGGATGCTGACCGGCGGCCGGGTGCTGCATCACCTCGTCGCATACGGGCCCGACCCCAAGAACGCCATCGTCCTCACCGGATTCCAAGCGGGAGGAACACGAGGCGCTGCACTGCTCGCGGGTGCCGACACCCTCAGGATCTTCGGAAAAGACGTCGCCGTCCGCGCAGAGGTGCACCATCTGCACACCATGTCGGCTCATGCCGACGCCCGTCAGACGATCGACTGGATGAGGACCGGATCGCGGCCGAGCATGGTCTACGTCACCCACGGTGAGCCCGCGGCCGCCGATGCGCTGCGACTGCGCATCGAGCGCGAACTCCACTGGGCTGCGCGCGTCCCCGAGCAGGGGGAGAAGGTGACGATCTGA
- a CDS encoding universal stress protein, with protein sequence MESIVLGYDGSPASVAALSWVAARAARTVVGVDVVTVISRFAQERSSALRHLGNAEGFLRDRVPGIGVQLHRLEGGVEPALTLMSSNADVVVLGVTLGRPVRAALSGALPLQVSARSRAPVVLVPADWSDLGDPVTVGVSADDSSDAAVAFAAREADLTSVSLRLVHAWQMPPPSFASDAVPTVDAVMAEHRGVLDTRMRWVIARYPSMGLRSDLVRDLAGPTLLRHAAHSSLLVIGTHHRGVVQGRLSGSVAQDLVWRVPCPLAVVPAETTDDEGEED encoded by the coding sequence ATGGAATCGATCGTGCTCGGCTACGACGGCTCGCCGGCGTCGGTGGCCGCGCTGTCATGGGTAGCGGCGCGGGCTGCCCGCACGGTCGTCGGCGTCGATGTCGTGACGGTGATCTCGCGCTTCGCGCAGGAACGGAGTTCCGCCCTGCGACACCTCGGTAACGCCGAGGGCTTTCTTCGGGATCGCGTTCCCGGCATCGGGGTGCAGCTGCACCGGCTCGAAGGCGGCGTCGAGCCTGCCCTGACCCTCATGAGCAGCAACGCCGATGTGGTGGTCCTCGGTGTGACCCTCGGCCGCCCGGTCCGCGCGGCTCTGTCGGGTGCGCTGCCGCTGCAGGTCAGCGCCCGCTCCCGTGCACCGGTCGTGCTCGTGCCTGCCGACTGGTCCGACCTCGGCGACCCCGTCACGGTGGGTGTGAGCGCGGACGACAGTTCGGATGCCGCCGTCGCCTTCGCCGCACGCGAGGCCGACCTCACGAGCGTCTCCCTGCGGTTGGTCCATGCCTGGCAGATGCCTCCTCCGTCCTTCGCGAGCGACGCGGTCCCCACGGTCGATGCCGTCATGGCTGAACACCGAGGCGTTCTGGACACGCGGATGCGCTGGGTCATCGCCCGTTATCCGAGCATGGGCCTCCGCAGCGACCTGGTGCGCGACCTCGCCGGACCGACGCTTCTCCGACACGCCGCGCACTCGTCTCTCCTGGTCATCGGAACTCATCACCGCGGCGTGGTGCAGGGCCGCCTGAGCGGATCCGTGGCCCAGGACCTGGTGTGGCGGGTGCCGTGTCCCCTCGCAGTCGTGCCCGCGGAGACGACGGATGATGAAGGAGAGGAAGACTGA
- a CDS encoding response regulator transcription factor has translation MIRVFLVDDHEILRRGLADILEAHSDIEVIGEAGTIRDGLSRIEATRPDIAVLDVHLPDGNGIDLCREIGSRLPDVRCLILTAFDDDAALHAATLAGAAGYVLKDIRGTGLVAAIRAIAAGRRLVDSPLGQRSAQALRSQADSDDPRWGSLGLRERQILRLIADGMTNRQIGERLGIAEKTVKNYVSSLLRKLGVDSRTQAAIVELHHTQERADG, from the coding sequence ATGATCCGCGTCTTCCTCGTCGACGATCACGAGATCCTCCGCCGTGGGCTGGCCGACATCCTCGAGGCTCATTCCGACATCGAGGTCATCGGCGAGGCGGGGACAATCCGTGATGGGCTCAGCCGCATCGAGGCGACGCGCCCCGACATCGCGGTTCTCGATGTCCATCTGCCTGACGGGAACGGGATCGATCTGTGCCGGGAGATCGGGTCGCGTCTCCCCGACGTGCGCTGCCTGATCCTCACCGCATTCGACGACGATGCGGCGCTGCACGCTGCGACGCTCGCCGGTGCGGCCGGTTACGTCCTGAAGGACATCCGGGGAACCGGGCTCGTGGCGGCGATCCGCGCCATCGCCGCCGGACGGCGCCTGGTGGACAGTCCGCTGGGACAGCGCTCGGCCCAGGCGCTTCGGAGCCAGGCCGACAGCGACGACCCGCGATGGGGGTCGCTCGGCCTGCGCGAGCGCCAGATCCTCCGCTTGATCGCGGACGGCATGACCAACCGCCAGATCGGTGAGCGCCTCGGCATCGCCGAGAAGACGGTCAAGAACTACGTCTCGTCGCTGCTTCGCAAGCTCGGTGTCGACAGCCGCACCCAGGCGGCCATCGTGGAGCTGCACCACACGCAGGAGCGCGCCGACGGGTGA